A part of Maridesulfovibrio hydrothermalis AM13 = DSM 14728 genomic DNA contains:
- the rplR gene encoding 50S ribosomal protein L18 produces MKMTKEQARRRKKVRIRKKISGTAARPRLVVFRSNKHIYAQLVDDLIGKTVTASSSCALFKGDEAAKLTCKTAEAVGKDIAAKAKELNIEKVVFDRSGYIYHGRVKALADGAREGGLKF; encoded by the coding sequence ATGAAAATGACTAAAGAACAGGCAAGACGCCGCAAAAAAGTTCGCATCCGCAAGAAAATTAGCGGAACTGCAGCTCGCCCGCGTCTTGTTGTTTTCCGTTCGAACAAGCACATCTATGCTCAGCTCGTAGATGATCTCATTGGCAAAACCGTGACCGCATCCTCTTCTTGCGCTCTTTTTAAGGGTGATGAAGCAGCGAAACTGACCTGCAAGACCGCTGAAGCTGTTGGTAAGGACATTGCTGCCAAGGCTAAGGAATTAAATATCGAGAAGGTCGTTTTCGACCGGAGCGGATATATCTATCACGGCAGGGTTAAGGCCCTTGCAGACGGCGCTCGTGAGGGTGGCCTGAAATTCTAA
- the rpsE gene encoding 30S ribosomal protein S5, which produces MEQNDLGLIEKIVYLNRVAKVVKGGRRFSFSALVVVGDGNGQVGFGLGKANEVPEAIRKASEKARKEMISVPLLDGTLPYEVLGRYGAGRVMLKPASKGTGIIAGGPVRAVLEVVGVHDILTKAIGTNNPHNVLRATIAGLASLRSADEVSQLRGKKVVTPRK; this is translated from the coding sequence ATGGAACAGAATGATCTGGGCTTGATTGAAAAAATCGTTTATCTCAACCGAGTAGCTAAAGTTGTGAAGGGTGGTAGAAGGTTCTCCTTCAGTGCCCTGGTTGTGGTAGGTGACGGTAATGGTCAGGTCGGTTTCGGACTTGGTAAGGCTAACGAAGTACCTGAAGCTATTAGAAAAGCTTCGGAGAAAGCACGTAAAGAAATGATTTCTGTACCTCTTTTGGACGGAACTCTCCCTTACGAAGTTCTCGGCCGTTACGGTGCAGGACGTGTAATGCTTAAACCCGCATCAAAGGGTACCGGAATTATTGCCGGTGGTCCCGTGCGTGCGGTTCTTGAAGTAGTAGGCGTCCACGATATCCTTACAAAGGCTATCGGCACTAACAATCCGCATAATGTCCTTCGCGCGACTATCGCCGGGCTTGCTTCTCTGCGCAGTGCTGATGAAGTTTCTCAGCTACGCGGGAAGAAAGTTGTGACTCCCAGAAAGTAG